CAGAATAACGGTATCATGGGCTATCATCTTGGCGTCTTGGATTTCTTTACAACGACTACGATATTTGACGACACGCTTCCGTATAATTCGCTGGTTGTCGCGTTCCCGTACAATAAAATGCAGTAATGTCTTTTACCTTTCAGAACAGGTAAGCATTAAGAAGTATATTTTCCTGGATACGTGGTAGAGAGTTTAAGCCTCCTGAGCTCTATCACGTATCCTTCTTCTTTATGGACTGCAAAATGCGAGGAATAAATGAAAACTCTATTGTATGAAATTCGATACTATCTGATTGCTACCCTTCTCGTGATTTGGCTCGTACCGGATCACGGAAAAGCGCCCGTGGTGCAGGAAAGGAAAAGCGCAAAACCTTTCTCTACTATTCGCAAAGACCAAATCAAGTATCCGGCGTATTTGCGAGTCGGGCCAGATAGAGAATGGGACACGGAATTTCAGCTTCTTCTCGAAGAAGAAATGAAAAAAGAAAAAAAGGATTTTGAAAGAGATAGTCATGACCTATTTCCTGAACCGAACCGCTACTAAGGAACAAGCCCCCATTTCTTCAGTTCGTCCAGCATTTGATAGTTGGTCATGTCCACCTGAATAGGGGTAACCGAAATTTTATTCTTTAGCACAACGACATCATCAATATCATCCGCTGTATCCAGGATCATTTTTTTGCCGGTCAACCAGTAGTATGCGCGCCCGTTCAGATCATGGCGTTGTTCAAATATCTCATCGTATCGCCCTTTACCCTGACGGGTGATCGCCACGCCTTTGATGTCGGCTTTCTTACATAGCGGAACATTGACATTGAGCAATGTGTCCGGAGGTAACCCTTTTTCCATAACCGTTTTTGCGAGGCGCGCTGTAAACTCCGCAGCATAAGAAGCGTCCGCTTTGTGATCAAAGCTCAACAGCGATGATGCGATAGATGGAATCCCTAAAATAATTCCTTCGGTTGCCGCTGAAACCGTACCGGAATAAAGAACGTTGGTCGCGGTATTGGAACCGTGATTGATCCCGGATACAATGACGTCCGGTCTCTTCGGCATAAGGCTCTTGATTGCAATTTTCACGCAGTCCGCCGGCGTTCCTGAAATGGCATATCCGTTAAATTTGTCTGCACGGTTATATTCGATAACACGTATAGGTTCGTTGATCGTGATCGCATGGCCGACCGCACTTTTCTCCAGATGCGGGGCTACCACAGTGACTTCGCCGATTTTTTTTAATTCTTTGTATAACGCATATAATCCATTGGAGTCTATGCCGTCATCATTGGTCAGAAGAATATGTTTCATGATTCCTTCCTGTTATTAGTATCAGTTTGAGTTTATTTGACTGATGTCAAAATTTGTATTTGTGTTTTTTTCAAAAAAGACCAGCAATCGGGACAATGTGTCTTTCAATTCTTTTCGATTCACAATCAGATCAACAAATCCGTGCTCCAAAAGAAACTCAGCTCTTTGAAACCCTTCCGGCAGATCTTTACCTGTAGCTTCTTTTACAACTCGCGGGCCGGCGAATCCGATTAATGCGCCAGGTTCTGCCAGGATAACGTCGCCCAACATCGCAAAACTGGCCGTCACTCCGCCTGTAGTTGGATCGGTCAGCAGAGAAATAAACGGAAGCCTCGCCTCATGCAGAAGCGCGAGTTTCGCGCTGGTCTTAGCCATTTGCATCAGGGATAATGCGCCCTCCATCATGCGCGCGCCGCCGGATGCGGACACGATAATAAATGGTAATTTATGTTCTAAGGCGCCGTCCGCAATTCGAGAAATCTTTTCTCCGACAACAGAGCCCATGCTGCCACCGATGAAGCCAAAATCCATAACTGCAATAGCCGTTGGTCGTCCGTGGATTTTTCCATACCCTGTATGCACCGCATCTTTCAGGCCCGTTTTCGAGACCGTGGTCTTTATTCGATCAGAATATTTTTTTGTGTCGGCAAACTCCAGTGGATCAACGGCAATCATATTCTTGTCTATCGGCTTAAACGTCTTCGGGTCCAGTATGATCTGTAAATAAGTTTTAGCAAAAACACGAAAGTGGTAACCGCATTTGAGGCATACATAAAGATTCTTTTCCAGGTCTTTTTTATATAGAATTTCACCGCAGTTATCGCATTTGGTCCAAACATTAGGTAATTCTTTTTTTTCAGTGCCTTCGCTAATTCTGTCTTTGGTTCGCTGAAACCAATTCATCTTATTCCTCATTTGTTAAGTTCAGATCCATCAAAACGGCATCTTCCTGCCGCATAAATCCGTCATAATAATAGTTCTTCCGTACGCCAACTTTTTCAAAGCAATATTTGTTATATAACTGAATGGCGGGTTCATTGGATTTGCGAACTTCCAGCATGATCTTCTTACAATTTCTATCGCGGGCAATCGAAATTATTTTATTCAGCAGTATCTCTGCGACGCCCTTTCGGCGGCAGTCCGGATGAACCGCAATATTGGCTAAATGACATTCATCTATAATTGCCCATACAATGGCAAAAGCAATAATGTGATGATCAAACTCCATAACGAGCTGGGTTGACAGATCGGAATTTTTGAATTCGTCAAAGAAATTGTTCTTCGTCCACGGGCTCTCAAATGATGCCCGCTCAATGGCCATGACCTGATCCAAATCTTCCGGTCGCATCAAACGAATTAAATGATGTTCACGGATTGTGAGTTCATCCATAATCATCAAACTTTTGTCCCGCGAAATCCCTGTACATACATCGGTACCAGAGCGCTTAATGTATCCATTTGCCGGTTGAGAATTTTACGGTGCCCTAGGACCGTCACAAAAAAAACATCCGGATAAGAAAATTCTTTGCTCATGACCATTACTTTCTCTCTTGTCTTTTCAGGTATTTGATTGATGATTGCTTCGGTTTTATCGGAAATTAATACCGTCTCAGGTTCAATTTTATTGATAATTTCCATCGTTGTTAAGACCGTATAGTCGGATATCCTACGCCCCTGCTTATATGAACAATAATAAAACTCATCCTTTCGCGAAGATGTGGCTATATGCAGCGTTTTATCGATAAACCTGACTTTTTCAGCGATCACGTCCAATGAGGGTACGCTTACAATCGGAATATTAAGACCTAACGCCAGCCCTTTTGCCGTCGACAAACCGATTCGCAATCCGGTGAAAGAACCTGGTCCGATCGAAATCGCTATCGCATTAATACTTTTCTTTTCCACACCGGTGGTTTTTAAAAGATCATCGAGCAGGGGCATGATCTTTTCGGAATGTGCGTTCGGAATATTTGGTCCAATTTGCGCAATCGGTTTTAGTTTATCCGAAACCGCTTCAGATAATGCAATCCCGCACACAGCAGAAGATGTATCTATACCTAAGATAATCATTTCAAACTTTTATTGCAAAAATTCAATGTGAATTTTTCGTGTGTTTTCATTTTCTTTTTGAAATTGTACTTTCCAATATTTCCCCTTCAAATGATCCTGAATATGTTCAGACCACTCGATCAAAGCCACTGAATCGGGAGCCCCCATATATTCATCAATACCTAATTCATCAATGTCTTTTGACTTTTCGACACGGTAAAAATCAAAATGATGTATTTTTATTTTATTGTCGGAAATCCGTCCATGATATTCATTCAAAATAATAAAAGTGGGACTGTTTACAGGTTCCTTCGTTCTCAACCCCTTACATATACCCTTGATAAAAACCGTTTTTCCGCTGCCTACCTCTCCAAAAAGAGCAACGATGTCCCCGGGACTAAGTTGATTCGAAAATAAAAGTCCTAATTCGATTGTTTCAGATTCTGAGGATGTTTTTTTTTCGAGTATGTGCGGTGTATTTATCAAAACGTGGCAACCTACAAAGATAAAACAGCCTATGCAAGTGCAAATTCAGTCCGATATTGGGAGGTATATCTTAAACTCCGTGCCTCGGCCAACCTCAGTGTCAAAGGTTATTTTGCCTTTGTGGCTTTGTATAATTCCATAGCAGATCGAAAGCCCTAATCCGGTTCCTTTACCGACCTCTTTGGTCGTAAAAAACGGATCAAAAATTTTATTTTTTATTTCATTCGGAATTCCCACGCCGTTATCTTGCACGGAAATAACCACATTGGGCTTTTCGGCATAACAACTGATCTTTACGCAGCCTTCACTTCCATCATAATTTCTTCGTTCGATTGCCTCTATTGCATTGATCATGATCTGCAGCAGCGCCTGATTCAAATGACTTGGGAAGCCTTTGATTTTCGGAACGTAAGTAAAGTTTTTCAGAATCGTAATATTCCTTCTGTCGCGGGAACGAAGCAGGCTCAGCATATATTCCAGGTTTAGAGCGATGTCAACCTCCGTTGCGGCAGATCCGTCTGAGGTAGAAAAATCACGTAAGCCAACAACAATATCCTTGATGCGCTCTGTTCCGATCTTGATGGCGCGAATCATATCCTGCATTTCATCCATGTGTTCATTGATCTGATGCGCAACGCCCGGGTCCATCTTATGCTCGTCCACACCGGCCTGCATAATCGCCCTGACTTCTTTGAAATCAATGTCTAAATTGGCCGCGTTTCCGTATGTAAAATTCAATGGATTATTCATTTCATGCGCAACCCCGGAAACGAGTCTTCCGAGTGAGGATAGTTTTTCGGCCTGCACCATTTGCGCTTGCTGTTTTTCAATTTGATCGTTTTTGTGTTCGAGTTCTTTGTTTTGCTGGTCAAGAATCTTATTTTTTTCATCAATCTCGCGCGTGCGCTGGGCTACTTTATTTTCCAGAACAATGTTTTGGGTTTTTATGCTCCGTAACCTGGATTGATAAAAACTGTATGCTGCAATTAACAGCAGGAATCCGGACGAAAATTGAAACCAAAGCGTTTTCCAGAATGGCGGCGTGATGATGAGCGTGATCTCAGCAGGCTTTTCGTTCCATATTCCGTCACTGCTTGTAGCTTTGACTTTAAAAACATAATGGCCGCCGTCTAAATTAGTATACGTAGCATATCGGCGTTCATTTGAATATATCCAATCCTCGTCAAACCCTACCAGTTTATACGCATAATGAATTTTTCCTGGAGTCCTGTGATCCAGAGCAACAAATTCAAATCCAAAAAAATTGTCTTTGTATGAAATTTCAATGTTTTTCAAACTACTTATATCGGTGCCAAAGTCGATTTCTTTATCAAATTTTCTAAATGCAGTCAAATAGACTGGCGGAGTATAATCGCTTTCAATCAATTCTCCCGGATCAAAACTGACCATGCCGTTGATCCCGCCAAAAAAAACTCGTCCTTTTTTATTCCCAAAGTAAGAGCCTTGATTAAATTCGTTACTTGGCAGTCCGTCTTGTGTATCATAATTTCGGAAAGCGTCATGTCCGGTCTTTTTAGGATTGAACCTGCTCAAACCCCGATTGGTACTCAACCATAAATTGCCCTCGGCATCTTCTAAGATGCCATACACCACGTTATTAGCCAATCCGTCTTTCTGCGTATACGCCGTAAAAATACCGTCTTTAAATTTATTTAGACCGCCGCCGTGCGTGCCTATCCACAAAGTGTTTGCAGAATCCACGTACATCGACAAGATGGTATTGTGCGACAGACTATTGGGGTTATCTGCAACGTGCCTGTAAACGGTAAAGTCTTTCCCATTGTATTCGTTTAATCCGTTCTGCGTTCCAACCCATATAAGCCCCTTCTTGTCTTCAACCACAACATTAACATAATCATCTGAAATACTGCTATGAGTGGAATCGTTGGTTAACCGCTCAAAAACCGGTCGGGGTTTATCTATTTCTTTCGACGATATCCGGTTGATGCCGCCGCCAAAAGTTCCAACCCACAAATCACCGGTTCGATCCTGATATAGGCAGGTTAATTGGTCATTTGAAAGACTTGTTTTATTATTCGGATCATTTTTGAAGTTAAGAAAACCGGTATTCCTGCGGCCGCTGATTCTTTTTTCATATTTGCTCAATCCGGTTTCCGTACCAATCCAAATATTTCCGGCATGATCTTCCAACAGCGCATATACAGTATTACTTGACAAACTTCCAGAGTTGTTCGGATCATGGCGATAGCTTGATAAAAAGTCTTTCCTGTAGACATTCAGACCGCCGCCATAGAGCCCAATCCACAAATTTTCATGACTATCTTCGAACATTGCCCATACATCATTACCCGTTAAAGAGTTTGCGGATTCCGGAATGGAACGATACACGGTAAATTTATTCTCTTTAAATTTATTAAGCCCGCCGCCGGAGGTCCCAATCCAACAGGTTCCTGCGCGATCACAATACACGAAGAGAATTTCATCGTTCGATAAACTGCTTGGGAGTTTTGGATTATGCTTATACCGTGTGAATTTCCCTTCACGCAGCACATTCACTCCGCCGCCGAAAGTTCCCGCCCATACATCCCCGTTTTTGTCCTGCGTTATGGAAATCACATTATTTTGCGATAGACTATACGGGTCTTTCGGATCGTTTTTATAAGATTTGAACGTATTTTTTTCTCTGTCTAATTTATTCAGCCCACCTCGAACTGTCCCGATCCAAATTTGCCCTTCACGATCCTCGAAGAGAGAGAGTATTCCGTTATACGACAAGGTGCCGGCGTCGCCTGGTTTGTTTTTGTAGGTTACAAATTCTTCTTTTGGCCCACCTGCAAGATCCATTTTGCTCAGCCCGTCTCCCGTGCCGACCCACAATGTCTGATAACGATCCACCAATACAGAACGCACGGAATTATTGGGTAAACCTGTTGATTTTGTAATATCATACTTGTATGACTTGAACTTTTCCGTTTTGGGATCAAACATATTCAAACCATCATCCTGAGTTCCAATCCAGATATTGCCGGCGCTGTCCCCACAAATGGATGTGATGATGTCGTTGGATAAAGAATTTGGATCCGAAGCGCGATTCAGATAGGTGGTAATTTTCCGGTTGGATAACTTGTTCAACCCGCCCAAAGTTCCGATCCACAAGTTGCCCGCAACGTCTTCATACAATGCTTGAACGGTATTATTAGAAATGCTGTTGACGTTACCCGGTTCGTTTTTAAACACGACAAAGGAATATCCGTCAAACCGGTTTAAACCGTCCTGAGTTCCAAACCACAAAAAACCTTTTTTATCCTGATAGATTGTATTGACTACGCTTTGCGATAGCCCCTGTTCTATCGAGATGCGTTCGATCAGATAGTCTTTTTTCTGCGCAAATAACGCAGCGCCAAAAAAAGCAAATGAAAGGCTGATGAAAATAAATTGCTTTTTCATGATGAAAAGTAATTAGGA
The sequence above is drawn from the bacterium genome and encodes:
- the surE gene encoding 5'/3'-nucleotidase SurE, which codes for MKHILLTNDDGIDSNGLYALYKELKKIGEVTVVAPHLEKSAVGHAITINEPIRVIEYNRADKFNGYAISGTPADCVKIAIKSLMPKRPDVIVSGINHGSNTATNVLYSGTVSAATEGIILGIPSIASSLLSFDHKADASYAAEFTARLAKTVMEKGLPPDTLLNVNVPLCKKADIKGVAITRQGKGRYDEIFEQRHDLNGRAYYWLTGKKMILDTADDIDDVVVLKNKISVTPIQVDMTNYQMLDELKKWGLVP
- a CDS encoding acetyl-CoA carboxylase carboxyltransferase subunit beta — translated: MNWFQRTKDRISEGTEKKELPNVWTKCDNCGEILYKKDLEKNLYVCLKCGYHFRVFAKTYLQIILDPKTFKPIDKNMIAVDPLEFADTKKYSDRIKTTVSKTGLKDAVHTGYGKIHGRPTAIAVMDFGFIGGSMGSVVGEKISRIADGALEHKLPFIIVSASGGARMMEGALSLMQMAKTSAKLALLHEARLPFISLLTDPTTGGVTASFAMLGDVILAEPGALIGFAGPRVVKEATGKDLPEGFQRAEFLLEHGFVDLIVNRKELKDTLSRLLVFFEKNTNTNFDISQINSN
- the rimI gene encoding ribosomal-protein-alanine N-acetyltransferase, whose protein sequence is MMIMDELTIREHHLIRLMRPEDLDQVMAIERASFESPWTKNNFFDEFKNSDLSTQLVMEFDHHIIAFAIVWAIIDECHLANIAVHPDCRRKGVAEILLNKIISIARDRNCKKIMLEVRKSNEPAIQLYNKYCFEKVGVRKNYYYDGFMRQEDAVLMDLNLTNEE
- the tsaB gene encoding tRNA (adenosine(37)-N6)-threonylcarbamoyltransferase complex dimerization subunit type 1 TsaB, producing MIILGIDTSSAVCGIALSEAVSDKLKPIAQIGPNIPNAHSEKIMPLLDDLLKTTGVEKKSINAIAISIGPGSFTGLRIGLSTAKGLALGLNIPIVSVPSLDVIAEKVRFIDKTLHIATSSRKDEFYYCSYKQGRRISDYTVLTTMEIINKIEPETVLISDKTEAIINQIPEKTREKVMVMSKEFSYPDVFFVTVLGHRKILNRQMDTLSALVPMYVQGFRGTKV
- the tsaE gene encoding tRNA (adenosine(37)-N6)-threonylcarbamoyltransferase complex ATPase subunit type 1 TsaE, whose amino-acid sequence is MCTCIGCFIFVGCHVLINTPHILEKKTSSESETIELGLLFSNQLSPGDIVALFGEVGSGKTVFIKGICKGLRTKEPVNSPTFIILNEYHGRISDNKIKIHHFDFYRVEKSKDIDELGIDEYMGAPDSVALIEWSEHIQDHLKGKYWKVQFQKENENTRKIHIEFLQ
- a CDS encoding GHKL domain-containing protein, which translates into the protein MKKQFIFISLSFAFFGAALFAQKKDYLIERISIEQGLSQSVVNTIYQDKKGFLWFGTQDGLNRFDGYSFVVFKNEPGNVNSISNNTVQALYEDVAGNLWIGTLGGLNKLSNRKITTYLNRASDPNSLSNDIITSICGDSAGNIWIGTQDDGLNMFDPKTEKFKSYKYDITKSTGLPNNSVRSVLVDRYQTLWVGTGDGLSKMDLAGGPKEEFVTYKNKPGDAGTLSYNGILSLFEDREGQIWIGTVRGGLNKLDREKNTFKSYKNDPKDPYSLSQNNVISITQDKNGDVWAGTFGGGVNVLREGKFTRYKHNPKLPSSLSNDEILFVYCDRAGTCWIGTSGGGLNKFKENKFTVYRSIPESANSLTGNDVWAMFEDSHENLWIGLYGGGLNVYRKDFLSSYRHDPNNSGSLSSNTVYALLEDHAGNIWIGTETGLSKYEKRISGRRNTGFLNFKNDPNNKTSLSNDQLTCLYQDRTGDLWVGTFGGGINRISSKEIDKPRPVFERLTNDSTHSSISDDYVNVVVEDKKGLIWVGTQNGLNEYNGKDFTVYRHVADNPNSLSHNTILSMYVDSANTLWIGTHGGGLNKFKDGIFTAYTQKDGLANNVVYGILEDAEGNLWLSTNRGLSRFNPKKTGHDAFRNYDTQDGLPSNEFNQGSYFGNKKGRVFFGGINGMVSFDPGELIESDYTPPVYLTAFRKFDKEIDFGTDISSLKNIEISYKDNFFGFEFVALDHRTPGKIHYAYKLVGFDEDWIYSNERRYATYTNLDGGHYVFKVKATSSDGIWNEKPAEITLIITPPFWKTLWFQFSSGFLLLIAAYSFYQSRLRSIKTQNIVLENKVAQRTREIDEKNKILDQQNKELEHKNDQIEKQQAQMVQAEKLSSLGRLVSGVAHEMNNPLNFTYGNAANLDIDFKEVRAIMQAGVDEHKMDPGVAHQINEHMDEMQDMIRAIKIGTERIKDIVVGLRDFSTSDGSAATEVDIALNLEYMLSLLRSRDRRNITILKNFTYVPKIKGFPSHLNQALLQIMINAIEAIERRNYDGSEGCVKISCYAEKPNVVISVQDNGVGIPNEIKNKIFDPFFTTKEVGKGTGLGLSICYGIIQSHKGKITFDTEVGRGTEFKIYLPISD